The Moorena producens PAL-8-15-08-1 genomic interval TGTACGGAACAAACCACCTTTGGCAGGGGAGTTGCCTATATAGTCATAGAATGCCAGCTTCTCTGGAATCGATGACCAAGCTTCTGACAAGCTAGCACCATCAGCCAATTCAGCTTGTACCCGTTGGTTAATTTCCTGTTGGAAATACCCCTGATCCCACTGATAGCGAGTTGGACCAAACAGCTCAATAGGGGTAGCAGCACTGCCGTACCACATGGTGCCTGCTACTACAAATGCAGCAAAAAACACAGCCGCGATACTGCTGGAGAGTACCGTTTCGATATTCCCCATCCGTAGAGCTTTAAACAAGCGCTCTGGTGGTCGTACTGTTAAGTGGAATAAACCAGCAATAACCCCAACAACACCAGCAGCGATATGGTGAGCGACAATACCTCCAGGGTTATAGGGGTTAAAGCCTGCTGGTCCCCATTCTGGTGCGATCGCTTGAACACTACCAGTGAGACCATAAGCATCAGATACCCACATCCCAGGACCCCAAAGCCCAGTCAAGTGAAAGGCACCAAAGCCAAAGCAGAGTAAACCAGATAAGAACAGGTGAATACCAAAAATTTTTGGCAAATCGAGAGCTGGTTCGCCACTGCGTGGGTCTCTGAACACATCTAAATCCCAGTAAACCCAGTGCCATACGGCAGCCAGGAACAATAAACCAGAAAGGATAATATGAGTTGCAGCGACACCTTCAAAAGACCATAAGCCTGCATTGGTTACGGTTTCACCAGTGATACTCCAGCCCCCCCAGGAATCAGTAACCCCTAGACGAGCCATAAAGGGCATGACGAACATCCCCTGACGCCACATCGGGTTAAGAACCGGGTCACTCGGATCAAAAATTGCCAATTCGTACAGGGCCATTGAACCAGCCCAGCCTGCCACCAGGGCTGTATGCATCAAGTGCACAGCTAGCAGACGTCCTGGATCATTCAGGACGACCGTGTGTACTCGGTACCAGGGTAGTCCCATTGACTACGCTCCTCCTAATATAGAGTTTTTACTTCGACGCTTCTTTTGATCAGTATGTTAGAAATCGCCTTGAACTTCCCCCCGCTTGAAACACAGGGGATCCTAAGAGTAACGTTGTTGGATGGGTTAAAAACCTCATCTGACAACGCTTACGGTATGATTTCTTTAATTTGACACTGTTTGGAGAGCTTTCAAGCTCTCCGACCGACCTTGGTTAGGTATGAACCTAACTGTATCGCTACTTTGGTAGCCCCCCTAGATATCGCCATTGGCAACTTAGGTAGGACAAAGTATGTATGAAACTAAAGTTTGTTTAAAGAAGTGTAACTATTGTTAGAGCCGATTGCAAGCGAACGCTCGTGTTCTCAGCTTAGGGTCGGAAGGGCTTAACCAGCTATATTGGGCAAATTTCCCTTTTATTTGCCTAAATTAGAGCAATATAGCTTCTAAAACCTAAAAATTGTCAAATTCATTCCGGTAGCCTCTTTACTGATTAGCAATAGTCGGACACAAATCAACATGAAAAATGTATATGGAAAAAGGCACAAGGATAGAACTTATGCCCAGTTGAGTTTAAACGATATTACCTAAAGCACTTAAGAGGGGAGGGGGCAGAGGGTAAAGAGTCCAGAGGTGGTAAAAGCTGGGGCTCAAAGGGCTATTGATATGCAACTCGGTATTAGGGTCCAATCCTACGGGTAGGGTTTTTTGATTAACTGCTAAGCCGAGCTATAGCTTTGATCACAAATCGCAATCAAAAGTATTATTTCCTCATCTTCCCTATCCTCACCTTCTTCTCCCTCTTCTTCCTTGTCCCCTGGTGCCTTTTCCCTATAACAGTTAACCTTTGCCCGCTACCATTATTTCAGTATGTGTCATCGCTAAGCGCTCGAGAACTTGCTCAGCAGTGATCAAGCGTTTTAGGACAACTTGACCAATAGTTTTTGCTGACTCAGGTGAGGTGTTAGGCATGGGTTTGACTTCAAGCATAACCACAAGGTCTTCAACCTGATAGAGCCACAATTTTTCTCCTTGCTCTAGGATAGAAAGGTTCATTTGCTTAATTTCTGGCAGCCGTCGCCAAGCGTTTTCGTTCCAAAGACCTCCAAACTCCCAAACGCGCCCGACTATCCAGCCTTCCGATAAAAAGAAATATTTCACGTTGCTCTTCGCTAATCCTGCTCTATATTCCTATTTTCCACTCAAATTGAGTTTTTCAGCTTAAATTGACGATTTAATTCAACTTTTATCCAACAACGGCAATTGGTTAATTTCAGGACTTACGCACCAAAGCTTGTTGGTTAAGACTGGGTGTCAGGTGTAGTGGAGATTTGTAGAATTTGACAAAATGATCAGTATATGATTCACAGCAGTAAGCATTGTTACTTGACCATAGTTTTTTTAGCTATAGCAGTCGCCAGGGCAGGCGCGGACATGACAAAAGTCTCAAACCTAAGTAAGCGCAAGAGTTTGACTTCTGACTTCTGATTTCTGACTTCTGACTTCTGCTATATAGCTGCTTTGGGTATCAATTGATGGGTAAACTAATCGATAATTCAGATAAAAAAAAGATAATACAAGCCAATCCAATACTTAGATAACCTGGCTTTATACAACCTATTGGATTGGCTATATATAGACTTCAAGCTTGATCTGACAAGCATTTAGTCCTCTTGAGAGGACTGGATTTACTCGCGCTGGGATTTTCATCCCTGGCGGATTATTGGTAGTAGTGCAAGATGTGATGCGCAAATGGGCTGATCTCAAATTGTCATTGGTCAAATTATCATTGGTAAACTAACAAGTAATAAGTAACAATTAACTAATTGCTAATAACAAACTACTTTTGATTTAACTTTTGATTGATATAAATTAGATACTACTTTAGATAACTCCTGGGGTTGGTCGATCAAAAAATCTGGTTTGTATTGAGCTAGGACTTCTTTATAATTAAATCCCCAACTGACAGCAACTACTTTAAGATTATTTTGTTTAGCTGCCTCAATATCCCTAGTTTCATCTCCGACATAGATCACATCAGCAGGATTTAAATTATGTTTTTTGAGGAATTTACGAATAACTTTTTCTTTTCCAAATATGGGACTGCCTGAGTCAACAAAATCAAAAAGCTTTACCCAAGAATTATTTTCCAGGAAAAGGTTAACGTTATCTGCCGAGTTAGATGTCAATATTCCTAATTTGTAACCTTCAGATTTCAAATCATTTAAAACGTCTATTAGTCCAGGAATAGGAGTTAAACTATGAATATCTTCGCGTAATAGTTTTTGGACTTTTTTCAACAAAAACGGGATTCTAAACCTCGAAATACCCGATTGCTTAATAATTTCCCTAGAGCTTAAATGTCTAACTTGCTCCAATTTTTCAGCTGATGTGGGCTGATATCCAAATTCTCCCGCTAAGCTATTACTAATCTTGACAATGGCAGTAAGGGTATCAGCCAGAGTCCCATCAAAATCAAAAAGAATTACTTTTACACTCATTGAGCAATTAACAATTAACAATTCGCAATTCGCAATTCGCAATTCGCCACCCAAGTAATCAATGACTAGTCAGAGTAGTCAACCGATTTTTGAGATGCATCAATATTAGCTTGGGCATTGCGCCGTAGCATATTTGGCTTAATACGCCGCAGCGCCGAAGCTGGAAACCGTCGATTCCACTCCTGATCAGATATAGTAGCTAATTCCGTGAGTCGAGGAGCCACATTCTCAGGGTAGGGCTGAAACTCTACCACATCAGTTTCTTTAGCAAAACGTTGGTTCCAGGGGCAAACATCTTGACAGATGTCACAACCAGCAACCCAGCCTTCTAAATGGGGTTTAATCGATTCCGGCAAGTTTGCAGCCCGATTCTCAATGGTATGATAGGCGATGCAGCGGTTGGCATCAACGACAAACGGTTTGGTAATAGCACCCGTTGGACAGGCTTGAATACAGCGGGTACAGCTACCACAGTGTGAAGTGTGAGGGGTATCTGGGGTCAAGGCTAGGTTAGTCAACACTTCCCCTAAAAATACCCAACTGCCATACTCCCGCGTAATTACATTACCATTTTTAGCAATCCAACCAATACCTGAGCGCTGCGCCCAGACTTTATCTTGTACTGGCCCTGTATCAGCATAGTAACGCACCTGGATTTCTTCTGCTTGTGCTTGTAACCAAAAGGTCAATTCCTTCAATTTTTTATGCATGACCTTATGGTAATCTCTCCCCCAACCGTAACGGGAGATTTTGCCATATTCAGGGCTTTCGGGACGCTGGTGAGGGGTGTAGTAGTTGAGAGCAACAGAAATTACTGACTCCACCTCTGGCATACAGGCACGAATATCCAAGCGTCGAGGATTTGCCATCCAAGCCATGTCTGCTTGATACCCTAACCCTAGCCAAGCGTTCAAGTTTTGCTGTGCTGAGTCATGATGATCAACATCCACAGCTGCAATGCCGACCTTATGAAAGCCCAGGGAGTGAGCTTTCTGTTTTACCTCAGTGCTAGTAACTGGTATATCCAAGTTGTATTTACAACCTAACTCTACCTGTAAGGTGTGTTAATCACGCACGTTCACCCAACACCTTTCATCCAACACCTTTCATCCTTTCCCCAATCTCTACAATAACCACAGTAATGTTATCCCTACCGCCTTGGTCTTTAGCCGCTTCAACAAGCATAACCAGAGCCTGATCAATACTTGAACTCTCTTGGAGAGAGGAAGCAATCAATTCATCGGAAAGTTCTTCGGTAAGTCCATCGCTACAAAGCAAAAGGCGATCGCATAATTTAACCTCTATCCTATGGACATTGACTTTAGGTAAGTCCTTTCTGCCTAGACATTGAGACAGAACATGACGCCAGGGATGCATCCGAGCCTGTTTAGCTGTCAGTTCTCCCAACTTAACTGCTCTGGCTACCCAGGTGTGGTCTTCTGTAATCTTCTCTAACTTAGAATTTCGGAACCGATAGAGGCGAGAATCTCCTACATGAGAAAACCAACACTGGTTTTGACGGAACATCACCACTACGGCAGTGGTTCCCATATCTGACCGTTCTGGATGAGTTTGCTGATCGTTGAGGATAGCCTGATTGGCCTGATAGATCGCTTGTTCTAGTAACTCATCAGAAGGAGTTTGAGAGTTCCAATCTTTATTCAAATAAGTCTTAATCGCGTCAGTGGCGATTTTACTTGCCTCTTGTCCACCGGCATGACCACCCATACCGTCGGCAACAATAAAGAAGCGACCGTCCGGGTCTATGTAGTAGTCATCTTGGTTAACTGTACGTAGTAAGCCCGGATCTGTAATACCGGCGAAGCAACTTTTCATCACATCGGTTGTTTACTGGCTTGATGCTTTCTGCTCGTCTGTGAGCTTCAGTTTGATTTTGATGGATAGAAACATGATTATTATCGACCTGATTCAGTTGAATTAAGGAAATGTCCAAAGATGTCCGGATAAATGCCGAAATATCCAACGATTTAGCCTCCTAGTACTTGCTACTACAGTGGATAGATCGTGGGATAAGGAGTTATTACGACTTTACAACAACTACAACATCCGATCAAACCGGTCAAGCCGTCGGAGCAACCTAATTAAGGCAAATCCTAACACAGTTGCCACCAAAACGACTACCAAAGCTAGTAGGACATTACCATTTACAAATAAAATGGTAGCCGAAAGGGTGAAGGCACTGATTAATAAAGTATAGTTGGTTCCCAACTGAATACCACTCAGCCGTCGTAAAACCCGGTCTGATTCAATAGAGCGCACTCGAATGCGCAGGTCTCCTCTTTCTAATTTTTCAATAGTACTTTCAATGCGTTGGGGCAAACCTAATGCTGTACTACTCATCTGTGCGGCTTGGCGTCCCAGTTCATTAATAAAGCTATTGTTGTCGGGAGTGTTGCCGTTGGTCATAATCTCTAGTGCAAAGGGTTTTGCAACTTCCATAAAATTAAATTCGGGGTCTAAGCCTTTACCCACTCCTTCCAGTGTAGAAAAGGCTCGCATCACAAATGTGAAGGTTGCTGGGAATCGAAAAGGCTGGCCATAGGCAATTTCGTAGAGGTCATCGCTGATGTTAGTGATCGATTGATCCTCAAAGGGCTTATCCATGAAATTATCCAGCATATACTGAACTGAGCGCCTTACCGGTCCCATATCACTCACTGGTGAGAGCGCACCCAATTCAATTAGGGAAGTCACCACTCGGTCGCCGTCTTTTTGGGCAATGCCAAACAGGGTTTCCATAAGTTGCTCGCGCACATTGGCCTTAATCTGCCCCATCATGCCAAAGTCGTAAAATATCAGGGAACCCTTATGACTAACCGCAATATTTCCCGGATGGGGGTCAGCATGGAAGAAGCCATCATTTAGCAACTGCTGTAGGTAAGCTTCTGCTCCCAGACGAGCGATTAATTTGCGGTCTAGACCAGCTGCTTCTAGAGCTTCGTAACTACTAATCTTAATCCCTGGTAAAAACTCTAGGGTCAAAACTCGTGATGAGGTATAGCGCCAGTACACACGGGGTACCTTCACCCAGTCATACTTACGGAAGTTGCGCCGAAACGTATCTGCGTTTCGGCCTTCATTAAGATAATCAATTTCTTCCCAAAGAATACGACAGCACTCTTCATAAATCCCGCTCCAGTCCCGACCACGCCCCCAGTCTGGATGGTTTTGAAAGTAATAGGCGATCCCCTTGAGAATTTGTAAATCAATGGTAAACAGTTTTTTTAATCCTGGTCTTTGGACCTTAATCGCTACCTCTTCACCACTGCGAAGTTGAGCTTTGTGAACTTGCCCTAAGCTAGCCGCCGCCAGAGGAATTGGGTCAAAAGCACTGAACAGTTCCTTGATGGGCTTGCCTAAATCTTCCTGGATTATCTGCTCAACTTGCTCGTAACTAAAGGCAGGAACCCGGTCTTGTAGTTTGCTCAGTTCTTCTACATACTCACTGGGGAA includes:
- the psbB gene encoding photosystem II chlorophyll-binding protein CP47, coding for MGLPWYRVHTVVLNDPGRLLAVHLMHTALVAGWAGSMALYELAIFDPSDPVLNPMWRQGMFVMPFMARLGVTDSWGGWSITGETVTNAGLWSFEGVAATHIILSGLLFLAAVWHWVYWDLDVFRDPRSGEPALDLPKIFGIHLFLSGLLCFGFGAFHLTGLWGPGMWVSDAYGLTGSVQAIAPEWGPAGFNPYNPGGIVAHHIAAGVVGVIAGLFHLTVRPPERLFKALRMGNIETVLSSSIAAVFFAAFVVAGTMWYGSAATPIELFGPTRYQWDQGYFQQEINQRVQAELADGASLSEAWSSIPEKLAFYDYIGNSPAKGGLFRTGPMDKGDGIAEGWLGHAVFTDSEGRELTVRRMPNFFETFPIILTDANGVVRADIPFRRAESRYSFEQAGVTASFYGGVLDGQTFTDPFDVKQYARTAQLGEGFEFDRETLNSDGVFRTSTRGWFTFGHAVFALLFFFGHIWHGSRTLYRDVFAGVDPDLEEEQVEWGFFQKLGDKSTRRTEPI
- a CDS encoding HAD-IA family hydrolase, coding for MSVKVILFDFDGTLADTLTAIVKISNSLAGEFGYQPTSAEKLEQVRHLSSREIIKQSGISRFRIPFLLKKVQKLLREDIHSLTPIPGLIDVLNDLKSEGYKLGILTSNSADNVNLFLENNSWVKLFDFVDSGSPIFGKEKVIRKFLKKHNLNPADVIYVGDETRDIEAAKQNNLKVVAVSWGFNYKEVLAQYKPDFLIDQPQELSKVVSNLYQSKVKSKVVCY
- the queG gene encoding tRNA epoxyqueuosine(34) reductase QueG → MDIPVTSTEVKQKAHSLGFHKVGIAAVDVDHHDSAQQNLNAWLGLGYQADMAWMANPRRLDIRACMPEVESVISVALNYYTPHQRPESPEYGKISRYGWGRDYHKVMHKKLKELTFWLQAQAEEIQVRYYADTGPVQDKVWAQRSGIGWIAKNGNVITREYGSWVFLGEVLTNLALTPDTPHTSHCGSCTRCIQACPTGAITKPFVVDANRCIAYHTIENRAANLPESIKPHLEGWVAGCDICQDVCPWNQRFAKETDVVEFQPYPENVAPRLTELATISDQEWNRRFPASALRRIKPNMLRRNAQANIDASQKSVDYSD
- a CDS encoding Stp1/IreP family PP2C-type Ser/Thr phosphatase, which encodes MKSCFAGITDPGLLRTVNQDDYYIDPDGRFFIVADGMGGHAGGQEASKIATDAIKTYLNKDWNSQTPSDELLEQAIYQANQAILNDQQTHPERSDMGTTAVVVMFRQNQCWFSHVGDSRLYRFRNSKLEKITEDHTWVARAVKLGELTAKQARMHPWRHVLSQCLGRKDLPKVNVHRIEVKLCDRLLLCSDGLTEELSDELIASSLQESSSIDQALVMLVEAAKDQGGRDNITVVIVEIGERMKGVG
- a CDS encoding ABC1 kinase family protein → MSSQNSIGKPYSEKAYRWNQENYSRQRRFIDIWRFVLTLITGLWLDGKPWSYRGGYTEQKHAYRRKTQAIWIRDTFLDLGPTFIKVGQLFSTRADIFPSEYVEELSKLQDRVPAFSYEQVEQIIQEDLGKPIKELFSAFDPIPLAAASLGQVHKAQLRSGEEVAIKVQRPGLKKLFTIDLQILKGIAYYFQNHPDWGRGRDWSGIYEECCRILWEEIDYLNEGRNADTFRRNFRKYDWVKVPRVYWRYTSSRVLTLEFLPGIKISSYEALEAAGLDRKLIARLGAEAYLQQLLNDGFFHADPHPGNIAVSHKGSLIFYDFGMMGQIKANVREQLMETLFGIAQKDGDRVVTSLIELGALSPVSDMGPVRRSVQYMLDNFMDKPFEDQSITNISDDLYEIAYGQPFRFPATFTFVMRAFSTLEGVGKGLDPEFNFMEVAKPFALEIMTNGNTPDNNSFINELGRQAAQMSSTALGLPQRIESTIEKLERGDLRIRVRSIESDRVLRRLSGIQLGTNYTLLISAFTLSATILFVNGNVLLALVVVLVATVLGFALIRLLRRLDRFDRML